The genomic region GCGGAACTCCAATAACCAGGGCAAGAGGGCGGGATCGCCCGGGGAAAGGTCGAGCATGAGAAGGTCGACTCCGGTCTGGTCGGAGGCAGGGCAGTCCTCCAGGGAAGACAGTCGCAGATCCCAGCCCGGAACCTCCCGTGGCCAGTCCTCCTGCGTTTCTTTGCTCAGGATCAGAAAACTCCAGTTTGTCTCCATGGCTCCCACTCTCCTCCCCCCTTCCCTAGCAGTGCTTTTGAAAAACTGCAAGAAAAATGGCCATTATTGAGTCTCTCTTCAGAGAATCGGGGATTGTCAAGAGCGGGAGACAAGCATTGGCAACCACAAACCAGCTAACTAATTACACCACAATAAGATAAGTTCTGGTCGGGAAATTGTTCCTGGCTTGATGCCAGCACAATCACCCTCGTCGAGGGAAACAGCATTGGGATCTAATTCGTTGCTGGACACCCGTTATGGGCATCTGCTTGCGGCGGGGGGAGAACAAGGCAGAGGTCTCCGAACCCCCAATGAAATAGGAACCAGGCCAGGAACAATTTCCCGGCCAGTACTAAAAAGATACCCACCTTCGCCTAGAAGGTGGGTGAGTCGTCTTCCTTTTGCCGGAGAGAAAGATCAATCAGAAGTTCAAGGCTCCCTTGAGCTTCTGGGCTAGTCCCTCAAGAACTTCCTGACGCTCATAGTAGCCGCTCTCTAATCTCTCTCGGGCGAGTTCCACGCGATCCTGTCGGATCCCGTCCAGATCCTGATAAGCCTTGCGGGCCATTTGGATTGCCTCCTCCAGTTCCACCCGGCTGCGGGCTTCCTGGCTGATCTGTACAAGGCCTTCGCCTTCCCTGGCGACTTGCCCCGTCTCGATCTTGTCCGAAGCGATCCCATCCTGGATCCGCTCCGCAGTGGACGCATCCTTCTGCAGCTCCTGGTATTTGACCAGTTCGTTTCCACTGGTGGATTCTGGCTTTCCAATCTGCACCCTATACCTCCCGAATACGGGGCTTTCTCAGAGAACTAGCAAGCTATGAGCCATCCTTGCTTTCAAGGTAACTGCGCTCTGCCTGCCCCTGAAGACGAAGGTCACTGATCCCTTCGCCAGCCATTCTCATTCTTTCCAGAAGGGCAAGCTTCAGTTTGCGGTCATTCTCCATGATCTCGAAGAGGATTTCGCGAATCCGGCCCCTCGCGTCTCCCCAGGCATTGGATCCCATTCGGGATTCAATCTGATGCATCAGTTCACGGCGTCTCACATTGAGAGACTCCAGACTGTCAAGATCGCGGCTCATGCTGGCCTCAACCTGCGCCCGACTCACCTCATGCAATCTCTCGAAAAGTTCCTGACTCAAGACTTCCTCATTTCTCTTGGGTTTCTGTGGGCACATTGCCCAGGCAGTTCCAAGCCTCTCGCAATTCCATGACAACCCCGAGTACCGGCGGGATAAGGTCCGCTTTCTTTTCCAGATTCGCCCGGGCAATCTGTTCATGGCAGAACGCATAGAGACGACTCAACTGCAGTGTTATGTCGCCTCCCTCAGGCTGAAGGGTGGAAGAGAGATAGGTGACGATTTTCCTCGCCTTGCCCAGTTCCAGGGCTGCATCCTGCCAGTGCTTCTCCTCCAGAGAGTTCTTGCCTGCGACGAGTTTCTGATGAAGGCCGTCCAGCAGGAGGCGGATCAGATCCTGGGGACTTGCCCCCCGGGTCTGCTGGTCCAGATAGGCTTTCCGCGCCTTGTCCGCACGAAAGAGAGTCAGATCTGCCGTAGTATTCATCTAGCCCTGCCCGCCGGCGCCAGAGATTCCTCCGAGCATGGACATCATCATGGCGCTTTGACTGTTGAGTTCCGAGAGCAGTGTCTCCATCCTCTGAAACTCCCGAAGGTAGCGTTCCCGTCTGATTTTCAGGCGGGAGTCAATTCTCTCGACCTGTTCCTCAAAGGTTTCGATTCCCTGGCGAAAATCTTCCTGCCTTCTTTCCAATAGTCCGTAGGCTGGGTCGAGGTAGGAATCCAGAAGGCGGCTGAGGGAGTCCGTTACACCGGTGAAGACCTGAACCCTGCCTTGATCTTCCCCCTGCTCGGAGAGTTCCAGAGCAGTCAGCTCCACCAGAACGCCAAGATCTAGAGTCTTTCCGCTCTCTTCCACGCCCTTGAGCATGCGACCCTGACCCTGGGCCTCTTCCAGCACTCCGTTCACCAGAAAATACCCGGCGACATCCTGCCCGTCCTGAGCCGTTCCCTCCTCCAGTCCAAGAAGCGCGGTCAGGCCTGAACTCACTTCTTCAAACTGAAGGGAGCTGCTCGATCCCCAGGACTGGCTTTCCAGTTCCAGATGGCCTAGCCCACCGCCATCATCGACCCATCGAACCTCTACATCGCGGCTTCCCAGTTGGCTGTCTGAATTGATGGCCGACTCAATGGCCTCGGCCACTTCGGCAGCACTGCTGTACTCGCCCTCAGGGAGGCTGATCAGTTTGCTCTCCACACCGTCTACGCTGATCTTGAAACTCGAGTTTTCGGAATCCAGAATCAGGGGAGTGCCCGGAGTGGGCTCCATGAAAGTCAGCCCTGTGAATGTCCCACGGCTGGCCGCCTCGGTGATTCTCACTTCATAGCCTGCGCTCGCTGCGCTGCCCACGGTCCCCGCGCCGGCCGAGAGGAAGGTGATGTTCGCGTCGCTGGCCTCCCCGGTACTCGCAAGAAGGGATACGACACCATCGAGATCCTCCGAAAGCGCGTCACGAAGCATTGACTCATCAAGGGCCAGTGTGCCGTCCGAGTTGAAATTGCCATTGACCGCTGTGCCAATCCCGATTTCGCTCAGGTGGTCCAGTTCACCGGCGATTCCCTCCACGGCTCGACCGAGAGAAGATCGGATCCTCTGGTCCATGAACATGGCCATGCGATCCCCGAGCATGACTCCTGCGACTTCCTGATCGGCATCGTAGCTGAACTGTGAATTGAAGTACTGGATCAGGTGGTTGTAATTCTCGACAAAGCCCTTGACCCGTTCGACGACCTCCTCCTGATCGTGCCGGACACTGAGTGTCAAGGTCTCGCCAGGGCTGCTTGCAAGCACATCGAGAACCACGCCATCAATCAGTTCGCTGAACCGGTTACTGGAACTCTGGACGATCAGGGGATCCGCTCCGCCCTCGGGAGAGCCGAACTCAATGACCGCATCCTGGGCCGACTGGATGCAGCAGGTTTCTGCCATGACATACCAGTAGTCATCGGTCTGTAGATCGCCGCTGCCAAAGCTGAGCATCATTCCGCCCGTGACCTCGATCCCCTCGCCGGCATAGTCGGCGGGAATCACTATCTGACCCTCGTTGCCCAGAGTGTCCGTCCAGTCAACGAGGATCTCGTCCGTTCCGACAATCCCGCCCTGGCTCACATTGAAACTGAAGTTCGCGTCACCGTTGCCGGCGAAGATACCGGAACTGCTGACAGTGCTACTTCCGTTGATCACTCCGTTGATCACCTCTCCGACGACTCCGAATTCCAGACCCTCACCACCGCTCAGGGAGGCGGTCACGCCCAGAAGCTGGTCAGCACCGGTGTCGGCACTGGACAGAATCATCTGCCAGGGAGTGTCCCCTTCGCCGGTATTGATGAGACTTGCCCTCAGACCTGAATCAGACTCGTTCACCCGATCCACAAAGTCCTGAAGTGTGTTCTCTCCCTCCTGCAGTTCCAAAGAGAGAGCCTCCTCTCCCGCCAGCTGAATTATCACCGTCCCGTTTCCCAGGATGGCGTCGCTGGAGGAGAAGCCCTGACTGGCAATCTGCTGCCCTTGGGCAATCTGCTGGACAGAGAGGCTGTATAGGCCTGCCGGCGCTGCATCGTTCACCGAGGCCGAGAGGATCCCGCTCTGGCTGAACTCCGCCAGCATCCCGTCGAAGTCTCCCGGTCTGCGGAGTTGATCGACTTCTGAACGAAGATTGCGAACCAGACTCTCGAGCGCATCGTAGCTGGAGAGTCGCAGTTGCTGTTGTGCAATTCTGGATTCCAGTTGAAAGGCGGGACGCCTTTCCAGGCTGATGAGTTGCTCCACGAGACTCTGCGTGTCCATGCCGCTGATGAGTCCGGAAATTGAACTGTTGCCGTACATGATTCTCCCTTTTCTCCCTGGAGTTCTGTCTCTTTCATTATCGGCGCAAGGTCGCAGGCCTTGAGGGAAAAGGGACAAGGAAAAGCCCTCCCCCGAAGGGGAGGGCTTCCTGTTCTTACCGATCGTGTCGCATCACTCCGAATGCTTCCTCTTAGCCAAGAAGCTGAAGAACGATGCTGGGCGTCGAGTTGGCATGCGAGAGCATGGCCGTCGCCGACTGGAGCATGATCTGGCTCCGGGTGAAACTAGCCACCTCGGCGGCCATGTCCGTATCCCGGATGATCGATTCCGCAGCAACCAGGTTTTCCTGGGCAACCCGAAGGCTGTTCAGGCCGCTTTCCAGAGTATTGCCCTGGAAGGCTCCCAGATCGCCACGAATCGCACTGATTTCCGCAATCGCCTTGTCGATCACCGAAAGGGTATCGTTGGCCATTGAGGTATCCAGCACCGAGATCTCGCTCAGGTTCCGGAACTGGTTGCTTCCGTCAAAGGCGGCATCCAGGCCACGGCCCAGTTCGCGGGATGCGATGTTCGCCACCGCTACCGAGACGGTCTGATCCGCATTGGGTCCCACCTGGAAGGTCATGCTCTGGTTCGAGATCAGGACACGGCCGATGTCAGAACCCGTAGCACCGTTGTAGAAGACCTGCAGGCCTTCTGCGGGAGTGCCCGAGCGCCCGTGCATAACGGCACCGACACCTTCCACCTGATAGGCCACACCGTCATAGACGAAGGTGCCCGCAACATCGATTCCGTTGCCAGTGTCACCAGCTGCGGAGAACCCGCTCTGGCTTCCATCGGTGGCCTCGTTGTCGGAGTAGATCGTGAAGTTTGCGTCGGATCCGTAGATCGTGCTGCTGACCGTCAGATCTGTTCCGTCAGTGGCAACTTCAACACCCAGTGTGTCCGTGTAGGCGTTGATCTTGTCAGCGATGGTCTGGGCATTGTCGCCCGCCTCGAGATAGATCGTGGCCGTGGCCCCTGTAATGTTGTTCGTTAGCACAAGGCTCTCGTCCGCAGTGATTCCGGCGATCAAGCCCGAGTTCGCTGTCTGAACGATGGCCTTCTCCGCACGGGTACTGACATTCATGCTGTAGTATCCGGACGCAGTCTGCGCTCCCGCCGCCAAGTATTCAACGGCACCTTCGATTACCGCACCGGTCAGGCCGTTACTGCCGTCGAGCAGTGACTTCGTGCCAAACTGGGTGTACTCGCTGATGCGCTGAATCGTGGCGAGAGCATTTTCAATCTCCGCCTGGTCGGCAGCACGGTCCGCATCGCTGGCGACGCCGGAATTGGCGGCGTGAATCGCCAGTTCGCGCATGCTGTTGAGCAGGGAGTGGATCTCGGTCAGGGCGCCTTCAGCAGTCTGGACCATGGCAGTGGCCAGTTCACTGTTCTCGATCGCCTGATTGAGACCGGAGATTTGTGCACGCATATTTTCCGAGATCACCAGTCCGGCAGGATCATCGCTGGCCTTGTTGATCTTCAGACCGGAGCTCAGGCGCTCGAGCGACTTGCTCATGGCAAAGTCGTTCTGCGCAAGGAACCGGTATGCGTTCATGGAAGAAACATTGTGATTGATGCGAAAAGACATTCCGCTTCTCCTTAAGCTAGCCGTAATACGGCGAGTCCAAGACTTACCACCGCAGCCTCCTTGCTGTTGCGGCTGTTTCCTGTATCGGGTGAAGGCTGGAAATTCTTGAGAGTTTTTACGATAGATTCAAAGGGAAAGGCAGAATGAGGAAGAACAGGAAAGCAGAGGGACTATTCCCCGTCTTCAAGGGGCTTCAGATCACCCAGATTCGCGGAATCCGGCTGCTCACCTTTCAGGGCCGAATGATTTGCGTCCCGAATGGCCGCATAGATCTCTTCCCGGTAGACGGGAATGTCCAGGGGGGCCTCAATGCCGATCTGCACGGTCTCGCCGCGAACATCCACGATCGTCAGACAGACATCGTTGCCGATCATGATTCTCTGATCCCTTTTCCTGCTCAATACCAGCATGAGGCTCCTTCCTCGAACGGATTCTATCCGCAGTTCCGAACCCGGTCGGCTGCCTTCTGGCTATCGGCAGGAAGTGGCTCCGGCATGAGCTTTTCCTGAGTGGAACGCATACTTCCATCCAGAATCACCTGTTTCCCCACGCGCTTTCCGGCATGCGCAAGGACAGGACCCAGGAAATTGGCAGTGGACTCCTCCAGACTTCCACGCCAGGTGCAAAGGACAAAAACCACAAGATCATCAGAGCTTCCGATTTCCAGTTTGGCACTTTCCCTCTCCAGCGGCCTCATGTCAAAGTCGGAACGAAAGAGTCGTGGGTCACTGATCAGGTATCCGATGCCGGCGTCATCAGCACTTTGCAACCATTTGAAGGCGGAGTTCTCCTCGAAGTCCAGGATCAGAAACCGGGTCTTCCCGGGAATACCGACCAGTCCATCGGGGAGGAGGAAGAGATCCTTCTCCGTGTAGTGAATGTCGCCAAATCGTGTGCCCTTGATGATCATTGATTTCCTATAGGTAACTGGCCAGGGTCATTTGGTAGATACTGGAGGCCAACATCAGCGATGCCTGATAGCTGGCTTCCGCGTTTTGATACAGCATCAGGGTTTCTGCAAGATCGGCGTCTCCCAACTCGGAGAGAGTCTCCGTGTATGACAGTTCCCGGGACTGCAGGGTCAGCAGGGCATCTTCTGCAAGATCCAGACGGCTTCCCACCCGGCCTCTCTCACGAATCATCCGGCTCTCCACAAGTTCCAGTTCCGCAATCAGGGGCTGAAGAGCCTCTGTATCTCCGCTGGCAATGGCCTCTCGCAGTTCGAAGAGAAGCTCAAAGGGGCGCGAGGGAATGCCCTTCCCCTCGATTCCGAGAAGCATCGCTGTGCTGTCATCCTCGAGGGAGGAGATTTCAAACCCCTGTCCCCCCACGGTCTCAAAATGAAGGCGGTTGCCGGACTCGGAAATACGGATCTGCATTTCGGGGACCTCTTCCCCGATCCTCTGGACCAGATCCCGAACAGTTTCTGCACCACTGAGATTGACTTCTCTCGCGGCACTTTCCCCTTCCAGTTGAATCTGGATCGTTCCGAGGGAAAGGTCGATGCCCATCATGGTGTTGAGGGAGCTTCCCAGGCCCATTCTCGGATCCAGATCACGGCTGCTGAGGAAACCGTCATCGTGATAGCCGTCGATCCCCAGAACCCGGGCCGTGCTTCCGCCCTGAAGGTCCTCGATCTCCAGACTACTGTTGCCAGAAATCTCCAAACGGCGCTGATCAGCAATGCTGAACTGGAGGTCCGGCATCTCCGCCTGAACTGCGTCCCGGAAATCGGCAAGGGTCTCCAGCTCCGTGCAATCGAGCACCATGCTGTTTCCTTCGCCATCGCTGATCCGGATGCTTCCGGACTCGAATCCCTGACCGTCGAAGAATTCATGGAAGGGTGTGTCCCAGCCCAGAGCGGGATCCCAGTCGATGCTTCCTTCAGTCCAGGCGGGATGGTCAGCAAACAGTTCGCTCCCGGGGAGATTGTACTGGAGAGAGAGCCCGTCGCTGATGGAGGTTGCCAGAGAGGAGTCATCTCCGTGATAGATCACCTGCCCGGAAGCTCTTTCGAAAGGAAGAGTCGAGAGCCGGCCACCGGAAAAGAGATAACTGTCCCCCAGTTTCGAGTTCGCATTGGAGAGCACCCTTTCGATGATCGCGTCGAGGGAACTGAGCATCCCTTCTGTGTCCGCCGCAATGTCGCCTGCGGAGAGGGCAATCTCGCTAGCGGAACGATAGCATTCTCCCAGATCGGAAAGGGACTGGTCAGCTGCGGCAAGCCAGCGCTGGGCAATGCCCACATTTCCCTGGAAGCGGGTATTGCGACCCAGGAGCCCCTGCAGGCCGATCATCCGCTGTGCGCCTCCGGGATCATCCGAGGGCCTTGTGATCCTTCGACTGATGTCCAGACCCGCCATTCTCTCATAGGCGCGGTTGATGTTCGACAACATCGTTCGTCCGAGCATGTTCTGGGTGATTCTCATCATCACTCCCTAGACCGTGGACAAGAGGGTGTCGAGCATTTCATCCACCACCGAGATCACCCGGGAGGAAGCCTGAAATGCCGTCTGCACCATCATCATGTTTGCAAGTTCTTCATCGAGGCTGACTCCGCTCACCGAAGCCAGGCGTTGCTCCACGCCTTCCAGAGTCCTCAGGCTGGAAGACGCAAAGGATGCAGCCATCGCACTCTTTGCTCCGAGTTCACCGATGGTGGAAGCGTAGTAGGACTCCAGACTTTGATTGCTGTCTGCATCCATTGCCATGTCATGAAGCGCATAGAAGGCTTCTGCGATCGTCGAACCGTCTTCCAGAACTCCCGCCGTGGAGAGAAGATCGGGGTTCCCCTCAAGTACGGAGTTCAGTTCGATTGTGCTGGCATCCGTCCCCGAGAAAATGTCGATGCCCCCACCGGGAGCCCCGTCTGCTTCCTGATGGATTCGGTTGGCATGTTCCACAATGGCTGCTGCCATCCGGTCTACACGGGCCAGCATCTCGGGCAGCCTCACATTGAGGGCTTCCATCATGCCGCTGATTTCGCCCGCCGGGAGATCCAGAGCGAAATCCTGGCCTTCGAGCTTCAGAACGGAACCGGGGATCCTGGCCTCGCTGTCTGGGGAGGTTTCCAGACTGAGCCGACCGGCACTTCGTCCGTCCAGAAGAGTCCTGCTTCCCAGAAGAACCCGCACATCTCCTCGTTCTCCTTCTTCCCAGCGGCAACCCGTCAGTTGGGCCAGTTGGAGCAGGCTCTGCTGGCGACTGTCGATCAGGTCAGAACGCGCACTGTCACCCATGGAGGCTTCCAGTATTTGCCCGTTGATCGAAGCAATGTCTTCCAGCAGGCGATTGCTTTCCTGAAGCCGGAGTTCGATGTCCTCCCGCGTGCCTTCGGCCTGGTCAAGAAGCGAAGTGGAGAGACTGCGGAAGCGCTGGGCAAGCGATCGGGCGTTTTCCAGAATTACGGGGGCAAGATCCGAAGAGTCTCCTCCGCCATCCGGGTTCAGGGTCAACTGCCAGGAGTCCAGAAAGGAGCGAAGGTCATCCCCGAGGCCTGTCTCGCCAAGACTGGTGTCGACCGGTTCCCCGAAGGCCAGTTCCATCAGGTCATAGGAAGCCCGCAGCGCCGATTGCTCTCCGTACTCTCCCTGCGCCCGCGTGACTCTCCCCAAAAGGAAATGGTCCGTGATTCTTTGCACTCCGAGAATCTGAACTCCCCCGGACTGGGGAAGCCCCATTTCTCCGAGAATACTGCGGGCGCCGAGTAAGACTCTCTGCCTCGTGTAGGCCGGGTTCCCGGCATTGGCCACATTGTGGTTCAGGATTTGAAGCGCACTCTGCTGTGCAAAGAGCGACTGCTTTCCCGCCTCGATGATTCCGAATAGACCGGACATGGTTCTCCTCAGGCTCGCAGGGAGAGAATTACT from Candidatus Krumholzibacteriia bacterium harbors:
- a CDS encoding flagellar protein FliT → MSQELFERLHEVSRAQVEASMSRDLDSLESLNVRRRELMHQIESRMGSNAWGDARGRIREILFEIMENDRKLKLALLERMRMAGEGISDLRLQGQAERSYLESKDGS
- the fliW gene encoding flagellar assembly protein FliW, yielding MIIKGTRFGDIHYTEKDLFLLPDGLVGIPGKTRFLILDFEENSAFKWLQSADDAGIGYLISDPRLFRSDFDMRPLERESAKLEIGSSDDLVVFVLCTWRGSLEESTANFLGPVLAHAGKRVGKQVILDGSMRSTQEKLMPEPLPADSQKAADRVRNCG
- a CDS encoding flagellar biosynthesis anti-sigma factor FlgM, with amino-acid sequence MQIGKPESTSGNELVKYQELQKDASTAERIQDGIASDKIETGQVAREGEGLVQISQEARSRVELEEAIQMARKAYQDLDGIRQDRVELARERLESGYYERQEVLEGLAQKLKGALNF
- the flgK gene encoding flagellar hook-associated protein FlgK, with protein sequence MSGLFGIIEAGKQSLFAQQSALQILNHNVANAGNPAYTRQRVLLGARSILGEMGLPQSGGVQILGVQRITDHFLLGRVTRAQGEYGEQSALRASYDLMELAFGEPVDTSLGETGLGDDLRSFLDSWQLTLNPDGGGDSSDLAPVILENARSLAQRFRSLSTSLLDQAEGTREDIELRLQESNRLLEDIASINGQILEASMGDSARSDLIDSRQQSLLQLAQLTGCRWEEGERGDVRVLLGSRTLLDGRSAGRLSLETSPDSEARIPGSVLKLEGQDFALDLPAGEISGMMEALNVRLPEMLARVDRMAAAIVEHANRIHQEADGAPGGGIDIFSGTDASTIELNSVLEGNPDLLSTAGVLEDGSTIAEAFYALHDMAMDADSNQSLESYYASTIGELGAKSAMAASFASSSLRTLEGVEQRLASVSGVSLDEELANMMMVQTAFQASSRVISVVDEMLDTLLSTV
- the fliS gene encoding flagellar export chaperone FliS, with translation MNTTADLTLFRADKARKAYLDQQTRGASPQDLIRLLLDGLHQKLVAGKNSLEEKHWQDAALELGKARKIVTYLSSTLQPEGGDITLQLSRLYAFCHEQIARANLEKKADLIPPVLGVVMELREAWNCLGNVPTETQEK
- the fliD gene encoding flagellar filament capping protein FliD, with product MYGNSSISGLISGMDTQSLVEQLISLERRPAFQLESRIAQQQLRLSSYDALESLVRNLRSEVDQLRRPGDFDGMLAEFSQSGILSASVNDAAPAGLYSLSVQQIAQGQQIASQGFSSSDAILGNGTVIIQLAGEEALSLELQEGENTLQDFVDRVNESDSGLRASLINTGEGDTPWQMILSSADTGADQLLGVTASLSGGEGLEFGVVGEVINGVINGSSTVSSSGIFAGNGDANFSFNVSQGGIVGTDEILVDWTDTLGNEGQIVIPADYAGEGIEVTGGMMLSFGSGDLQTDDYWYVMAETCCIQSAQDAVIEFGSPEGGADPLIVQSSSNRFSELIDGVVLDVLASSPGETLTLSVRHDQEEVVERVKGFVENYNHLIQYFNSQFSYDADQEVAGVMLGDRMAMFMDQRIRSSLGRAVEGIAGELDHLSEIGIGTAVNGNFNSDGTLALDESMLRDALSEDLDGVVSLLASTGEASDANITFLSAGAGTVGSAASAGYEVRITEAASRGTFTGLTFMEPTPGTPLILDSENSSFKISVDGVESKLISLPEGEYSSAAEVAEAIESAINSDSQLGSRDVEVRWVDDGGGLGHLELESQSWGSSSSLQFEEVSSGLTALLGLEEGTAQDGQDVAGYFLVNGVLEEAQGQGRMLKGVEESGKTLDLGVLVELTALELSEQGEDQGRVQVFTGVTDSLSRLLDSYLDPAYGLLERRQEDFRQGIETFEEQVERIDSRLKIRRERYLREFQRMETLLSELNSQSAMMMSMLGGISGAGGQG
- a CDS encoding flagellin, giving the protein MSFRINHNVSSMNAYRFLAQNDFAMSKSLERLSSGLKINKASDDPAGLVISENMRAQISGLNQAIENSELATAMVQTAEGALTEIHSLLNSMRELAIHAANSGVASDADRAADQAEIENALATIQRISEYTQFGTKSLLDGSNGLTGAVIEGAVEYLAAGAQTASGYYSMNVSTRAEKAIVQTANSGLIAGITADESLVLTNNITGATATIYLEAGDNAQTIADKINAYTDTLGVEVATDGTDLTVSSTIYGSDANFTIYSDNEATDGSQSGFSAAGDTGNGIDVAGTFVYDGVAYQVEGVGAVMHGRSGTPAEGLQVFYNGATGSDIGRVLISNQSMTFQVGPNADQTVSVAVANIASRELGRGLDAAFDGSNQFRNLSEISVLDTSMANDTLSVIDKAIAEISAIRGDLGAFQGNTLESGLNSLRVAQENLVAAESIIRDTDMAAEVASFTRSQIMLQSATAMLSHANSTPSIVLQLLG
- the csrA gene encoding carbon storage regulator CsrA; protein product: MLVLSRKRDQRIMIGNDVCLTIVDVRGETVQIGIEAPLDIPVYREEIYAAIRDANHSALKGEQPDSANLGDLKPLEDGE